The sequence CAGGCGAGTATATTAGCAGAGTATAGGAGGTATAATATACTCTGAATACGTTTTAAGGAGGTATAAAATGGAAAACTTAAAGGAAAAGGTTTCATATTTAAAAGGATTGACAGAAGGGTTGGAATTAGAAGAAAGTAAAGAAACAAAATTGTTAAAAAAAATAATTTCAGTGTTACAGGATTTTGCTGATGCAATTGATGAACTCGAAGCATCTCAAGTTGAACTTGAGGAATATGTTGAAGCAATAGATGAGGACCTTGGCAACCTTGAGAGGGATTACTATGATTTGGATGATTATGAAGAAGAACCCGATTATTTAGAAGTAACATGCCCTCATTGCAATGAAGTTGTTTTTATAGATGAATCCATTGATGATGAGGTTCTTTGCCCCAATTGTAGAGAACGTATTGAAATTAATGATAATGATAATTCAGGAAAGGAAAACGAATAGAAAATTTTTGAAAATTCTATGTCGATAAAAGAACACCGTTTGTATATACGGTGTTTTTATTTTGCAAAATTTTAAGCAGTAGTCATATTATCTTCACTGAGCAAATAATAATTATATAAATAGAGGAGGGACAAGGATTGATTGTCGTAAAAAAAAGGTTTGTAAAAGCTAATAATTATAAAAAAGGATATGACCTGTTTTTGTCAGATATTTATCCCTACTTACCATCAAATTTAAGGAACATACTGAGTCAAGTAGAAACCGATATTTATGAGTTCATTGAAGAGATTAGGCTTAGGATAAATAGACCCCTTATGATATATGGAAATAATACTGATTTTTTTGTTCAGGATTGCGGTAAGATTACCCACATTTCTGAACAGGGTTACATAGTAACAAAAGATGATATACAAAAAACCCTACATTTGCTTTCGGAAAGTTCGATATATGCTTTAGAGGAAGAATTAAAAAATGGGTTTATAACAATCAAAGGTGGCCATAGAGTAGGTCTCGCCGGCAAGATAATTATGGAAAATGGTGTAATAAAAACTATAAAAGATATAAGCAGTTTGAATATTCGTATAAGTAAAGAGGTCATAGGTGCAGCAGATAAAATAATTAAATATATAATTGATCCGCTTTCCAACAGGGTTTTCAATACATTGATAATTTCGCCTCCTAAATGCGGGAAAACTACCATATTAAGGGATATAGTCAGGCAGCTGAGTAACGGCATACCGAATAAAGGCTTTAAAGGAATAAATGTAGGGGTAGTTGACGAACGTTCGGAAATTGCCAGTTTTTATGATGGGGTCTATAAAAAAGATTTAGGGGTAAGGACTGATGTGTTGGATTCCTGTCCGAAAGCTCAAGGTATTATTATGTTAATAAGGTCTATGTCTCCTCAAGTTATAGCTACAGATGAAATTGGGAAAAAACAGGATGCTGCAGCAATAGAAGAAGCAGTTAATGCTGGAGTCAGTATAATTACTACCGTTCACGGAGCGAATATTGATGATATTAGAAATAGACCGACAATGAGGAAAATTTTAAATGAAAGGTTCTTTGATGTATTGATTTTTTTGAGCAACCGTTTAGGAGTTGGTACAATTGAAAAGGTTCTTGATGGAAAAACCTTCAAGCCCATACATTAAAATACCGATAAGGTGGAATGGAGGTATTTAAATGTTAATTAAAATTGCCGGTGTTTTGATTATTATTATTTCTTCTTCATATATTGGTTTTTTAATAGCAGGTTTTTACAGGGATCGACCTAAACAATTGAGAAACTTACAAGCTGCATTGCATATGCTGGAAACTGAAATTATATATTTTTCAACACCTTTACCTGATGCCATGAGAAAAATATCCTGTAAATGCGATCCTAGGGTCTCTGATGTATTTAAAACCGTTGCTGAAATGTTGGATAAGCGACAGGGCTATACAGCAGGAGAGTGTTGGGAAATGGCCATAAACAGTTTCTATCAGAATTCATCTATTAATATAAATGATAAAGAAATATTAATTTCTTTTGCTAAATATTTAGGCAGCACAGATAAAGATAACCAGCTAAAAAATCTTAAACTTACTAGAGAACTATTGCATAAACAGGAAGAAGAGGCGGAAGAAGTCAGGAATAGAAACGAAAAAATATGGAGATATATAGGGGTTTTGACAGGGGTTATGATTGTATTGCTGATATTCTGATAAGAAAGGAGTTATGAAAAATGGATGTTGATCTGATTTTCAAAATAGCAGGGCTGGGAATACTTATTTCTATTTTAAACAAAGTATTAATTCAATCGGGAAGGGAAGAACAGGCTCAGATGACGACACTGGTTGGTGTTATAATTGTATTATTAATCGTTATTCAATTGATTGGCAAGCTATTTGACAGCGTTAAGACTATGTTCCATCTGTATTAATCAGGGGTGTTTATAAATG is a genomic window of Koleobacter methoxysyntrophicus containing:
- a CDS encoding CD1247 N-terminal domain-containing protein; amino-acid sequence: MENLKEKVSYLKGLTEGLELEESKETKLLKKIISVLQDFADAIDELEASQVELEEYVEAIDEDLGNLERDYYDLDDYEEEPDYLEVTCPHCNEVVFIDESIDDEVLCPNCRERIEINDNDNSGKENE
- the spoIIIAA gene encoding stage III sporulation protein AA; the encoded protein is MFLSDIYPYLPSNLRNILSQVETDIYEFIEEIRLRINRPLMIYGNNTDFFVQDCGKITHISEQGYIVTKDDIQKTLHLLSESSIYALEEELKNGFITIKGGHRVGLAGKIIMENGVIKTIKDISSLNIRISKEVIGAADKIIKYIIDPLSNRVFNTLIISPPKCGKTTILRDIVRQLSNGIPNKGFKGINVGVVDERSEIASFYDGVYKKDLGVRTDVLDSCPKAQGIIMLIRSMSPQVIATDEIGKKQDAAAIEEAVNAGVSIITTVHGANIDDIRNRPTMRKILNERFFDVLIFLSNRLGVGTIEKVLDGKTFKPIH
- the spoIIIAB gene encoding stage III sporulation protein SpoIIIAB gives rise to the protein MLIKIAGVLIIIISSSYIGFLIAGFYRDRPKQLRNLQAALHMLETEIIYFSTPLPDAMRKISCKCDPRVSDVFKTVAEMLDKRQGYTAGECWEMAINSFYQNSSININDKEILISFAKYLGSTDKDNQLKNLKLTRELLHKQEEEAEEVRNRNEKIWRYIGVLTGVMIVLLIF
- the spoIIIAC gene encoding stage III sporulation protein AC, with the translated sequence MDVDLIFKIAGLGILISILNKVLIQSGREEQAQMTTLVGVIIVLLIVIQLIGKLFDSVKTMFHLY